The stretch of DNA CCTTCCGGTGCCTTCGGCGCCCTCGGTGCTCGCGGCGCCCCCCGCATCCTTGGAGTCCGGGGCGTTCTCAGTCGGCTTGTTGTCCTCGGGCCCGGCGGGCTCGCCATGGGCCGGAGGATCCTGGGGAGACCCGGAGAGTCGGTGGTGACGTGAGAGGAGTAGCGCTGTCACGGCAGAACCGTGCCTTTCCTTCATCGGGTGGTTGTTGGTGGGCCCCTCCCGCAAGGCGGGGCCGGGGAGCCTCCGGCGTGGCCGGGGCGAACGGGTGAGTGGGGGCAGCGATGTCCCTGCGGGGGAGACGAAGGGGCTCGTCTCCCCCGCACAGGGAACGGTCTCCTGCACCGGGGCAAGGTTCCCGAGGTCCCGGAGCCCCGGTGACCCCAGTGCTCTCCTACTGCTTGACGGCGTTGCGACGCTTGTTGGCGTAGGCGACCGCCGCGCCACCGGCCACCAGCAGGGCACCGGCGACGGTGAGGAAGATGATGCCGTTGGCACCGGTGAGGGGCAGGCGGAAACCGGCGTTCTTCGGGACATCGATGACGGTCACCTCAGTCGCCTGCTTGGCCTCGGCCTTGGCGGCGAGGATCTGGAAGGGGATCGGGTCGGTCTGGAGGGTGTAGCCCTCGGGCGCCTTGGTCTCCACGAGGCAGTAGTGGTCGTCGTTGGTCAGCGGGGTCTTCTGAGCACCGTTGACGTAGTCGTTGGCGCGCAGGTAGCTGATCTCAACCGTGCCCTGACCGGTGGTGGTGAAGGTGCTCTGACCGCCAATGGTCAGCGGGTTCGTGCCGGGGGTGGTGGGGTCGGCGTCCTTGAGGGTGGCACCGCTGTCGGTCTTGGTGCACTCGTAGACCTGGAACTGCGCGCCGTTGTACCTGGTCTTGTCCTTGAGGTCATCCGTACCAGTCTTGGTGACCTTCACCTTGCCGTACTTGGACAGGACGGGCTTGGTGGGCACACCGGGGACGTTCGTGGTGGGGTTCTCCGGGTCCCAGGTGATGCCGGGGTTGTCATTGGGGATGAGGCTGGCGACGTTGGAGAGGGTTTCCTCGAAGTTGACGTTCGCATCGAAGGCGGCGGTGAGAGTCACCTGCACATTGGTCTCTCCAGAGCCGGCGGCACGGGCCTCGGCCAGCTTGCCCAGACCATCCGGCGTCATCGTCACCGTGAGGTAGTTGTGCTTGTCCCCGGCAGGACCGGGCGCCACCGTCAGGGTGTAGTCGGTGCCCTTCTCCAGCTGGGTCTCGGGGTTGACGATCTTGACGACCGGGTTCAACGAGGTGACGTCGGACTTGATGCGGGAGTCGAGCTGGTCGATCACCTGGTAGCGCTTGAGGGTGGCGCCATTGGCGACGTCGACCTTCGGGATGGAGGTGGTGATGGTGTAGGCCAGGGAGTGGCCCGAGCCGGCGGCAGGCTCGTCCTCAACCTTCTTGTCCACACCGGAGACCGTGTTCTTGGGGTAGATGTGGACGTTGTAGTTCCACTCCGAGGTTTTCTCCGGGTTGGTCATCGGCAGGGTGACGACGAAGTCATCGGCCGGAATGACCTGGGCGGGGGTGCGGGTCTCACTGACGAGGTAGGCGCCGACGTCGGTCTGGGAGGCGTCGAAGGTGGCCAGGCCATCGCTCCCGGTGGTGATCGTGCGCGTGGTGGCTTGGTCCTTGAGTTCTCGGGCTTTGGCGACATCGCCCTCGAGCTTGGCCAGGGCCTTCCACCCGGAGTCGGTGGTGAGGTCGACGTTCAGCTTGGTGATGGTGAACTCGACGCCGGCGACTGGCTTGCACTCGGCCGTGGGGTCCTCGTTACCGGTGCCCTCCTTGACCCCGTTGGTGTCGGTCTGCTCGCACTTGTGGATGGTGAGCGAGGTGTCGGCACTGCCATCGACGGTGGAGGTATTGGCGTCGGCAGGCGCCGCCGCGCCGGTCGGGGCGACGAGCGCGCCCGCGGCGAGCGTCATCGCGGCGGCGAGGCCGAGGCCCCGGCGCATGGTGAGGGAGTGCATGGCTGTTCTCTCCTGTGGTTGTGGGATGACATAGGGATATGAGGTGACCCGCGCGCGACGCAGCGGAGTCGGGTTCTCCTCGCGTTCAGGCGGCGTGCCTGGGTGAGGAAGCCTTCTTGGAGCGCAGCGCCAGCAGGGCCGCGCCGGTGAGGGCCGCCATGGCGACGGCGACGTTCACCCCGATGCCGCCTCCGCCGGACAGCGGCAGGGTGCCGATCTGGACGTCTCGGACGGTGATCGTGTCGTCGGCCCTGCTGGCCCCGCTGCGCGAGACGGTCAGGGCCGAGCCGCCGGGATCGGGGGTGATGAGCTCGATGCCGGACTCCGTCACCTTGAAGCGGGCGGGCCTGGCCATGAGCTGGTGCCCGGCCGGGGCCTTGGTCTCCACCAGCCAGTACTCGCGGTTGAGGGCCAGGCCCGTCGTGGTGAAGGTTCCGGTGCCCTTGCCTCCGGTGAAGGTGACGCCGTCGGTCAGGGGCTTGGCGCCCGGGGTGGCGGGGTCCATCGGGTAGATGGCGAAGGCGGCGTCGTCCAGGGGGCCCTGGCTGCCGGTCTTGATGATCGACAGGACGCGCTTGCCTGCGTCGGGTGAGACATTGGCGCAGGCCGCGTCGTGGTCCGGGCGGGTGTCGGAGTCCTTGCCCGCCTCGGGGACGACCTTGTTGTAGAGGCCGTGGCCGGCAACGAGGCGGCCGTTGTGCGCGGTGCAGGACAGCAGGTCCTCGCCGTAGCCGGCCGCCGACGGGTCGATGTTGACGGTGAAGGTCACGGTGTAGCGGATCCGCGTTCCCGGGGAGAGGTTCTCGTTGTCGGACAGCCGGTAGGAGCCGTCGGCCTGCGGGGTGACCGTGCGGGTCCGCTCCGTCTCCCGCTGGACCTTGACCGCGGTGGGCGTCAGCCCGGGGGCGAAGGACGGGGCGTCGTTGATGGGGCCGGTGGCCGCGGTCAGTGAGCCCTCGTTGATGACGCTCACGGTGTAGACGACGTCGAAGGTGGAGCCGGTGCCGGGCTGGACGGCGACCTCCTTGGAGAACTTCAGCGTGCCGGAGGTCGACAGGCAGGCCTGGTTGTTCTCCTCGCCGTCGGCGTCACCCTCCATGGCGAGGGTGTTGACCAGACCGGAAGGACTGCCGTCGGCGCGCAGGTGGCCGCACTGGAAGTCGGACTCGGTGAAGCCCGGCGTGCTCTCGCGGACCGTGAAGGTCACCTGGACGGTGAAGGTGCGCCTGCCGCCGTCACCGCCGGCTCGCCGGGCCGCGGCGAGGGTCTCACCGGTTCCGGCCTTGGCGAGGGTAATCGGACCGGCGAGGGTCCCGGTGCCGGCGTTCACCCCCGGGACGGTGACGCCGCGGGCGTCGGCGCCCTTCTCCAGCACCCTCACCTGGCTCAGGTAGGTGCCCGTGGGCATCTGCGGAGTGTCGGTGAGGTCTGCGACCACGGGGCTGGCGGCCAGCGAGGTGTTGGTGACCGTGACCGTGTAGCTGGCGGTGAAGGTGCCATCGGCGTTGCGGACCACGTCGATCGGGGTCTTGGAGGCCTTGAACCGGGGGTTGGGGGGCAGGGTGCCGCAGGCGGCCGCCTCCTGGGGCCGATCATCGCCCTTGGTGGTCACCGAGGCCTTGTTGTAGACGGCCTTGCCCTGGCCCACTGCAGCGGGCTGGCAGGTCCCCTGGATGCCGGGCAGTCCGACGTCGGGTCCGGAGACGTTGAGCACCACCGTGTAGGTGTGCTTCTGGCCCGCGGGCAGCGTGATACCGGTCTTGGCGTAGGGGACGTCGGCCTGAGGCGTCTCCGTGCCGGTGATGGCGCCGCCGGAGACACTGACCTTGTGGACCGTGACGCCGTTGGGGACCTGCCAGGCGTCGTTGAGGTCGTAGGTGAGGTCCGCCTTGGCCGAGGGGTTGGTCACCGTGATCGTGTAGGTCTGGTCGAAAGTGGTCCGGCCGTCGACCTTCTCGGTGCTCTTGGCGACCTTGGTGAAGGTCTTGGCGATACCGGCGTGCGGGACCACGGAGTTGACGACCTTGACCCGGACACCGCCCTGCGTGGAGTCGGGCACGGTGAAGGTGACGCCTCCGGCGTTGCCCTTCGTCGGGGCGACGGCGGTCGAGGCGACCTCGGTCTCCGTGCGGTCCTTGAGGGTCACCACCTGGAAGGCGGCCGGGTCCTTCCAGCTGACCGAGCCGCCGGCGGTCGAGGCGGGCTGCTTGAGCCCCTTGGCGACATGGGCGTCCTCGGTGATGGTGCAGGTGGCGCCCACGCGCTGGGCGGGCAGGTCGGCGGCCTTGCCCTTGGCGTCCACCGAGATCCTTCCGGTGGAGGTGCCCTGGCCGTCCGGTCCCGGCGTGCAGGTGTAGGACAACCAGTAGGAGCCGGCCGTGGCGGCATCGGAGGCGCCGTCGACGGTCTTGGCCGCGCTGACCGGGGTCTGAAGGGGCTTGTGGTGGACGGTGCAGGTGACGTTGCCGCCCTCGGGCAGCACGAGCTGTCCCTCGCCGTTGACCGGGACGTCGGAGCCGTCGCCGTCGGTGCACGTCCAGGGGCCGTTCTGGGTGTAGCCCTCCGGCCCGGAGCCCACGGTCAGTGCGTAGGTGCCGCCGGCGGTGCTGATTGCGGTGACCTGCGCGGTGCCGCTGGCCCCGGTGATGGTCTTCTGCCCGAAGAGTCCGGAGACCGTGGGCGTGGCCGACAGGGTCCACTCGTTGGGCTTGGCGGTGCCGGAGTCGACGACGTTGACGAGGGTCAGGTGCCCGGGCGCGATGACGTACTCGTTGTGCCAGACGCACTTGATGGCGATCTCGTCCTGGTACTCGGCGAGCTGGGTCTCGTCCAGACGGACGGTCTGTTGCTGAAGGTTGACCGAGTCGGACTGATCCAGGCGGGTGACCCCGTCGCGGCGCATCAGCGGCGTCCCCTGGGTGCCGGTGGTGCAGGTGATACCCCGCAGGAACCATCCGGTTCTGAGGGCCTCTCCAGCTCTTCTGTCGACGGCGCCCTGAGGCGAGGCGTCAGCCTCCTGAACCGTGGCGGCATCGTTGGGGGACAGCAGGGTGTAGGTCCGCGGGTCCACGGCCTCGCCGCCCCAGGTGGGGGTGAGGCCGGAGGGGGTGCCCCAGTTCTCGTGGCCGTAGGTGCCCTCCGGTGAGGCGTTGAGGTAGCTGAACTGAGGAATCGTCAACGAACCGAGGACGGAGGGGTCGGCCTTGACGTCCTTGGCGAAGGTGACGGGACGCTCCTGCTCCAGGGAGCCGTAGAGGCACCCGTAGGAGATGGCCCGCTCACGGGTGATGAAGCGCTCCTCAAGTCCTGCGGACTCGGCCTTGGACAACTGGGCCTGGCAGTTGCCGGAGCTTCCGTTGTTGACGAAGCCCCAGAGCTTCAGCTTGTACCTGATGCCGGTGCTCGGGTCGGTCCAGGCGGTGTCCGAACGGTCGGACTTGATGTCGAGGATGTCGTCCGAGCAGCTGCGCCCATTTTTGTCCGTGTAGTTCTCGGTCATATATCCGTCGAACCGCACCAGACGATTATTCTGGTACATATAGCTGTACTTGCGGCCATAACGTCCGACATTTCCTTTGGAGTCATAGGCGTAAGAAGTTGGAATCCTCTCCTCCTCCCTGCCATAGTCTCCAACGATCAGCCTGCCGTCAGAATCGATCTTCCCGGTACAGGTGTTAATCGTGTCTTTTTCCACCCAGGGGAAGTTCGCCTCGATCGTTCCGGCCGTCCGGACATTGAAGCTCCCGTAATAAGCCGTTTCCGGCCTGGCCGGGTTGGTGACCTCGCTGAGATCGGAGTAGATGGGACGATTGACGTGCCTCATCATCCCGACAAGAAACACCTGACCGGCTTTGATGGACGTGGTGTTGGAGGGCTGGAAGCCCAGGGAGGACTGACTGCCCCAGGAAGGGTCGCCCTCAAAGTCCGGACAGCTCCCATCGAGCTCCTGACGCCCGTAGCCGACGGTGGCGTAGGCTCCACTGCTCCCCTTGACGACGTCGGTGGAGTAGTCGCCACCGGTGGGCGAGTAGCGGATGCAGGCGCGAGTGGAGGCCCATTGCCACGGGAGCGCCGAGTAGTAGTAGCCGCCCGCCCTATCAGTAATAGCGTCGCTCCCCTCGGTGTTGCGCACGTAGGAGATCTGCGCCGAGGTCTCCCCCAGAGGGACGCTGAGGTCGCTCGTGGCCGCATCCGCGGACGGAGCCAGCCATGGAAAAGCCACCACCGTCACCGCAACAATGGCGACAGAACTGAACGCCGCAAAGAATTTGCGCAGAAGTCCTTCATGTCCGCGTCGCGAACATATTGATTCGAGGGACATGCCGATGTGATTCCGATCATGAGGGACGGGAGCGCCGAGGCGCGCCACAAACTTGACTGCTGAGAAATGTAGAACTCTCACAGCCGTCCCGATACCCGAGAAGCCCCTCGGGAAACAACAATCGCGCATCATTGCGCGACGCGACCACTTTTCCCTGAAATACCGCCGATCAACCCGTGTCGCAGTTGCGCATCATTGATGGTGGTGAGGTCACGATGATTAAGAGGAGGCAGCAAACATAAACCGCCAGTCTCAAAAAAGGAGTTTACCTACCGCACATTCACCGTAAGTCGACGTCTTTTCGAGATTCTTTCGGTGCGCAATTCTCATCCGATAGTGAGGAAGCCCCCGGCTAAAAGGCGCCGGGTCGCCTCAATCATCTCCGCGCGCAGTCCGACGGCGTCCTCCCCGGTCAGCGCGGCGACCGCGGAGGCGATCTGGCCCACGCTCAGCTCGCCGTCGGCCACCCCGGCCAGGGCGGCCACGGCGGTACTGGCCCGGATCGTGCGCCCCAGCCCGCCGCCCTGTCGCAGCAGGATGACCGTGGGCTCGGCGGCGCCCGGGATGAAGTGACGCTCCTCGGTGACGTCGGGGGCGAGGATCGGGTGAAGGGCGGCGACGGCGTCGTCGTCGAGACCGGCGAGCCGCTCCCGGACCGCCAGGACGTCGGCGATGTGGGGACCCAGGACCCCTTGACCGGTGGTGGACACCTCCTCCAGGAGGTGCCAGGGCTCACGGGGCCGCTGCGGGCGGTGGACGATGAGGTAGCCGAAGCCGATCCCCTCGACGCCACGAGCCTCGAAGTCGCCGACCCAGGCCCCCAGGGCGGCCTCGAAGCCGGCGGCGTCGCGCTCGGGGGTCAGGCCGCCGTCGCGCAGCCACATGGTCGCGTACTCGACCGGGTCCTGGACCTCGCGCTCGATGACCCAGGCGTCGAGGCCCTCGGGGATCCAGGCGGCGACGGCGTTGCGCCAGGAGGAGACCGCGGCGCCGGGGTCGGTCGTGGAGTCACCAGCGAGGTCACTGGCCGAGTCGGGGGCATCGCCGCGTCCGAGGGAGGCGTGGCGGTGCTCCCAGTTGCCGAGCATGACGGCGCTGCCCCCGGGCTCGAGGTGCTCGCCCAGCCCGGCGACGAGGGTGGGCAGGACGGGGCCTCCGGCGTCGCGGTACTCCATGAGGGGCAGACCGGCCTCGCGCACCGTGGGCGGGGTGAGGACGAAGGGCGGGTTGGAGACGATGAGGTCGAAGCGGCCGCCGGCCACCGGCTGAAGGAGGGAGCCGAGCCGGAGCTCCAGGCGGGCGGTCCCGACGGCGGAGCCAGAAGCACCGGCGGCGTCAAGGTCGACAGGGGCATCGGCGGCAGTGGCGGCGTCGACAACGGCAGTGATGCCGGCCAGGGCGGCGTTGAAGGCGGTGAAGGCCAGGGCGCGTGCGGAGATGTCGGTGGCGACGACGTGCTGGGCGTGGCGCAGCAGATAGAGGGTCTGGATGCCGCAGCCGCAGCCCAGGTCAAGGGCGGTGCGCACCGGCGTGCGCGGGGTGAGGCCGGCCAGGGTGAGACCGGCGCCGCCGATGCCCAGGACGTGGTCGGGGGCCAGGGGCCGACCGGTGACGAGGCCGCCCAGGTCGGAGGCCACCCACCAGCGGACCTCACCGGCGTCGTCAACGGCCTCGTGGGGGCGCAGGTCGACGCGGGCGCTGACGCACCCGGTCTCATCGGGCTCGCCGACCAGGCCGATCCGGCGGGCGCCGGACACTCCGGTGCGGGGCAGGGCGGCGTCGAGCGCACCAGTCGGGACCGGTTCACCGAGCATGAACAGCGCGGTCAGGACGGCTACGGGCCAGGAAGGCGCGGAATCGGAGCCTTCGGCCAGGGCGGCGCGCACGGCCCGCAGGGCGGGCAGGCGGATCTCCCGGCGCAGTGCGGCGTCGGCCGCCTCGCCCAGGAGCGCGGCCACCGCCTCCACGCCCCAGCCGGCCTCGGTCAGGTCCGCCCGCAGGTCCGCCGCCTGCTCGTCGGTGACGGCGGGAGGCGGGAAGGACGACCGGCATGACGGCGTCGTAGACGACCACGCAGAGTCGGCCCGGTTGTCGGAGTGGGTGCTCGCGGAGCTCATGGCCCCGACCGTAACGCGGGAGACCCGAAGCACTCGGCGCCCCGCCGGAGGGGGCCCGGCGGGGCGCCCACCGGCTCACAGAAGCCGGGAGGCGAGCTCGGCGTACTGGCGGGTCTTGACCTCGACGTCGTCGATGTAGCTGACGAGCATGACTTCCTCCGTGCCGTGGTTCTCGGCGAAGGAGGACAGGGTGTGGGCGACCTCGTCGTAGGTGCCCACGATGATGGCGGTGTCGCGCTCGAGGTAGCGCTCGATCTCGGCGCGGTAGGCGGCGTCGAGGGTGGCCGGGTCCCGGAAGCGCATGGGGCGGCCGGTGCGCAGGCTGAAGCGGGCGTCGGCGGCCACGAGGGCCTGCTCGCGGGCCTCCTCACGGGTGGCGGCGGCGCTGACGCACAGGGCGGAGAAGGTCCGGCCGCCGTGGATGGAGCCGTGGCCGGCGCCGCCGCGGTGGGGCACGCCGTCACCGCGGATCCCCGGGTTCTCGGGGAGGTGGGCGCGGTAGTGGTTCATGATCTCGACCTGCTGGCGACCGGTGAAGAACTGGGCGTAGGCGTAGTTGAGGTCGTGGGCGCCGGCCCAGGCGGCCGACTGGCCCGAGGATCCCAGGAGCCAGACCTCCGGCATCTCGGCCGGTCGGGGGCGCACCTCGATGGAGGCGTAGTGGTGGGAGGCCGGCAGATCGTCGCGCAGGAGGGCGACCGTCTCCTCAATGAGGGTGTTGATGGCGTCGGGGTCGATGACGCGGCCCTGGTTGAGGGCGCCCGCCGCGCGCATGTCCCCGCCGGGGGCGCGTCCCAGGCCCATGTCGACGCGGCCGGGGTGGAGAGCGGCCAGGGTGGCGAAGCGCTCGGCCATCTGGAGTGAGCCGTAGTGCATGGCCATGACGCCGCCCGAGCCCACGCGGATGCGGCTGGTGGCGTCCAGGACGTGCATCATGAGCAGGTCGGGCGCGGAGGACAGGAAGGATCCGGTGCTGTGGTGCTCGGCCAACCAGAAGCGGTGGTACCCGGACTCCTCCAGGCCGCGCCCCAGGACGACGAGGTCCTCCAGGGTCTGGCGAACATCGCCCCCTTCGAAGAGGGGGACCTGCTCAAGGGCGCTGAGGCGGCTGAGGCGAGTGCTCATGACTACTCCTGAACTGGTGTGAAGGTGCGGGGTGGTGCGTGGAGGTGGATGACGGTGACCGCCGGTCAGCCCGGTCAACGCCGGCAGGCAACCGCTCATTCCGCGCGGGGCCCGCGCCGTGAGACACGCATCCGAGTCCAAACCGCACCGGTCCCGGTTGGGGACGTACTTCCCGCGTGAGAACTGCGTTCTGCTGCAGACGACTGGGGCGAGGACGCAGTCATCCTGGATGGAAGCACGTCCCCGGCACGAAACGCAGTCCCCAAGACGGGTGCGCGGCCGGCCCGCACGGCCGCTGGTACGGCGGAGTCCCGGTGGGCTCGTGCAGCCGGGACCGGCCGACGTCACCACGACGTCACCAGATAAGGCATACCTTCTTAAACATAGGACAAGTTTTAGTTGCGCTTATGGACTTCGCGTCTTACGGTTGGACTGACCGAGCCACCCGGCACCAGCACCGCATCGGCTCGCACCCACTCGCACTATGTCGCGCCGCGATCCAGCATGATTCAGGAGGCACCCATGGCCGTTCTCACCATCGGAGACCAGTTCCCCGCCTACGAGCTCACCGCCGTCGTCCCCGGCAACCTCAAGGAGGTTGAGGCCACCAAGCCCGAGGACTACTTCACCACCATCTCCTCCCAGGTTCCCGCCGGCACCTGGCGCGTTGTCTTCTTCTGGCCCAAGGACTTCACCTTCGTGTGCCCCACCGAGATCGCGGCCTTCGGCGACCTCTACCAGGACTTCAAGGACCGCGACTGCGAGGTCGTGGGCGTCTCCGTGGACAACGAGTACACCCACTACGCCTGGCGCCGCAGCCACGACAAGCTCCAGGACCTGCCCTTCCCGATGGCCAGCGACCTGAACCGCGAGCTCACCGAGGCTCTCGGCATCAAGCGCGCCACCGGTGAGGCCGACCGCGCCACCTTCATCATCGACCCCCACAACGTCATCCAGTCGGTCTCCGTGACCGCCGACTCCGTGGGCCGTAACACCGAGGAGGTCCTGCGCCAGCTCGACGCCCTCCAGTCCGACGAGCTGTGCGCCTGCAACTGGCAGGCCGGCGCCGCCACCATCGACGCCCTGGGCCAGATGGGCTGACGGGCGCAGGCCGTCCCGTCCGCTTCCTCCGTCCTTCACTTCCTTCACCCGCACGACGAAACGAGAACACATGAGCATCGACAACCTGCGCTCCGCCCTGCCCGAGTGGGCCAAGGACCTCTCCCTGAACCTGTCCACGCTGTCCCGCTCCTCCTCGCTGACCGAGCAGCAGCAGTGGGGCACCTTCGTGGCCGCGGCCGCCGCCACCCGCAACGAGTCCGTCCTGGTCCAGGTCATGGAGGACGCGCGTGCCCACCTGTCCGAGGAGGCGGTCAGCGCCGCCCTGGGCGCCGCCTCCATCATGGCGATGAACAACGTCGCCTACCGCACGCGCCACTTCCTGGGCTCGGCCTACGACAACGAGCGCATGGGCCTGCGCATGAACATCATCGGCAGCTCCGGTNATCGACAACCTGCGCTCCGCCCTGCCCGAGTGGGCCAAGGACCTCTCCCTGAACCTGTCCACGCTGTCCCGCTCCTCCTCGCTGACCGAGCAGCAGCAGTGGGGCACCTTCGTGGCCGCGGCCGCCGTCGTTGCCCGGTAGCGGTGCTCAGCTGCGGGGGTCGGCGTCGATGGCGCCCTGGACGTCCTCGAAGAGCAGGTTGGAGATCTCGACCTGGACCATCTCGACCTGGGGGACGTCGTGCAGGAGGAGCGGGTCGTCCGCGGAGGTCTGCAGGGCCAGCGTCCCGCAGCCGAAGAAGCGATCGGTGACGCCCTTGTCGAGCTGGATGTCGGAGATCCGGGTCAGCGGCAGGTCGTGGCCGACCCGGTTGAAGACGCCCGAGCGGGTGATGATGCGCTTGGTGGTGACCGTGTAGGTATGGGTGTACCACTGCAGCCACGGCACGAGCAGCAGGGGAACGCTCAAGGCGAGGACCGCCACCCAGATCGCCAGGACGCCCCACGGCTGCCAGCTGGCCGGAGCCATGACGGAGCCGACGACGCCGACCACCAGCAGGAGGATCTCGACGACGACCCGCCACAGGAGGACCTTGATGTGGGTGTGCATGTGCCGCACCACGACCTCGTCGCGGCTCAGGAGCTTCTTCGACAGTGCCATGGCCCCATCGTGCCAGGTTGCCGGGGATTTGCGCACCCGTACGGTTGGGATGCGGCGGAAGGCCGGCCCTCAGCCGGTGAGCATGCCCATGCCGACCGAGGCGACGACCGGGGCGATCCCCAGGATGACGAAGGCGGGCAGGTGGCAGGCGCCCAGCGGCAGAACGAGGCGGACCGCGAGGCGCTCGGCGGCCTCCTCGTCGCGGGCGCGCCGCCCCACGCGCAGGCTGGTGGCCGTCGCCGCCAGGAGGGCGACCGGCGAGGCCCCGTCCTCCCAGCCGGGACGCAGGCAGGCCTCCAGGCGGGTGCGCCGACGTCGCCACTGCTCGTCGTCGGGCGCCTCCCAGGCCTCCTCCCACGAGGCGCCCAGCAGGAGGGCTCGGCCCACGACACCGGAGCCCTCCTCCTGAAGGGCCCGCCCCAGGGAGGTGAGCACCCCGGGAACCGAGGCTCCGGCGTTCAGGGCGGCTGCGGCCAGGTCCAGGACGAGGGCCTCGTCGACGACATCCCCCTCCGCCGTCGCGGCCCGCACGAGGCGCCTGGTGGCCAGGTGGCCCACGATCATGAGCACGACGCCGAGAGCCCCCAGAGCGCTTCCGGCTCCACCATCGAGCAGCAGGGCCGCGGGGTCGGCGCCCACGAGCGTCCCCAGCCCCAGGCCCACCACGGGCAGGCAGGCCAGGAGGCGGGCCGTGGTGCGAGGGCCTGCCAGGGCCGCCCGGCGGGAGGACTCGGCGCGGCCTGACTCGGCGACGCCACCGGCCACGGCCTCGAGGATGTCGGCCAGGGGTGCTCCCAAGGTGGTCGACAGCCGGCAGGAGGCGATGGCGCCCGGCACCCCGGCGGCGGTGGCTCGCCGCTGCCGGGCCCGCGCACCCCTCGGGGGCGGGTGCCATCGCAGGCGGCCCTCCCTCCAGCGGGGCAGCCAGGAGTCGTGCTGGAGGTCCGCGAGCGCGTGCAGCGCGGGTGGGACGCCGTCGTCGTCTGGCTCGGTGCCCGCGGTGAGGCCGGCGCGCTGGAGGGTGCGGCTCCAGGCCCGCTGAGGGACGGCGCCGGCGCGCAGGAGACTGGCGACCTCGGTGAGTAGCAGGCCGAGGTCCGGCTCGGGCGGTCCGGCTCGACGCGAACGCAGGGTGCTCAGTGCCTCCCGCGCTGCCGGCGTGCTCGTGCCGGTCGGCGAGGTGCCCGCGGTCCAGCCGCGTGGGAGCCCGCGGCGCGCCGGCAGCAGGAGCACGGCGGTGGC from Actinomyces sp. Marseille-P3109 encodes:
- a CDS encoding SpaH/EbpB family LPXTG-anchored major pilin, which produces MHSLTMRRGLGLAAAMTLAAGALVAPTGAAAPADANTSTVDGSADTSLTIHKCEQTDTNGVKEGTGNEDPTAECKPVAGVEFTITKLNVDLTTDSGWKALAKLEGDVAKARELKDQATTRTITTGSDGLATFDASQTDVGAYLVSETRTPAQVIPADDFVVTLPMTNPEKTSEWNYNVHIYPKNTVSGVDKKVEDEPAAGSGHSLAYTITTSIPKVDVANGATLKRYQVIDQLDSRIKSDVTSLNPVVKIVNPETQLEKGTDYTLTVAPGPAGDKHNYLTVTMTPDGLGKLAEARAAGSGETNVQVTLTAAFDANVNFEETLSNVASLIPNDNPGITWDPENPTTNVPGVPTKPVLSKYGKVKVTKTGTDDLKDKTRYNGAQFQVYECTKTDSGATLKDADPTTPGTNPLTIGGQSTFTTTGQGTVEISYLRANDYVNGAQKTPLTNDDHYCLVETKAPEGYTLQTDPIPFQILAAKAEAKQATEVTVIDVPKNAGFRLPLTGANGIIFLTVAGALLVAGGAAVAYANKRRNAVKQ
- a CDS encoding SpaA isopeptide-forming pilin-related protein, whose translation is MAFPWLAPSADAATSDLSVPLGETSAQISYVRNTEGSDAITDRAGGYYYSALPWQWASTRACIRYSPTGGDYSTDVVKGSSGAYATVGYGRQELDGSCPDFEGDPSWGSQSSLGFQPSNTTSIKAGQVFLVGMMRHVNRPIYSDLSEVTNPARPETAYYGSFNVRTAGTIEANFPWVEKDTINTCTGKIDSDGRLIVGDYGREEERIPTSYAYDSKGNVGRYGRKYSYMYQNNRLVRFDGYMTENYTDKNGRSCSDDILDIKSDRSDTAWTDPSTGIRYKLKLWGFVNNGSSGNCQAQLSKAESAGLEERFITRERAISYGCLYGSLEQERPVTFAKDVKADPSVLGSLTIPQFSYLNASPEGTYGHENWGTPSGLTPTWGGEAVDPRTYTLLSPNDAATVQEADASPQGAVDRRAGEALRTGWFLRGITCTTGTQGTPLMRRDGVTRLDQSDSVNLQQQTVRLDETQLAEYQDEIAIKCVWHNEYVIAPGHLTLVNVVDSGTAKPNEWTLSATPTVSGLFGQKTITGASGTAQVTAISTAGGTYALTVGSGPEGYTQNGPWTCTDGDGSDVPVNGEGQLVLPEGGNVTCTVHHKPLQTPVSAAKTVDGASDAATAGSYWLSYTCTPGPDGQGTSTGRISVDAKGKAADLPAQRVGATCTITEDAHVAKGLKQPASTAGGSVSWKDPAAFQVVTLKDRTETEVASTAVAPTKGNAGGVTFTVPDSTQGGVRVKVVNSVVPHAGIAKTFTKVAKSTEKVDGRTTFDQTYTITVTNPSAKADLTYDLNDAWQVPNGVTVHKVSVSGGAITGTETPQADVPYAKTGITLPAGQKHTYTVVLNVSGPDVGLPGIQGTCQPAAVGQGKAVYNKASVTTKGDDRPQEAAACGTLPPNPRFKASKTPIDVVRNADGTFTASYTVTVTNTSLAASPVVADLTDTPQMPTGTYLSQVRVLEKGADARGVTVPGVNAGTGTLAGPITLAKAGTGETLAAARRAGGDGGRRTFTVQVTFTVRESTPGFTESDFQCGHLRADGSPSGLVNTLAMEGDADGEENNQACLSTSGTLKFSKEVAVQPGTGSTFDVVYTVSVINEGSLTAATGPINDAPSFAPGLTPTAVKVQRETERTRTVTPQADGSYRLSDNENLSPGTRIRYTVTFTVNIDPSAAGYGEDLLSCTAHNGRLVAGHGLYNKVVPEAGKDSDTRPDHDAACANVSPDAGKRVLSIIKTGSQGPLDDAAFAIYPMDPATPGAKPLTDGVTFTGGKGTGTFTTTGLALNREYWLVETKAPAGHQLMARPARFKVTESGIELITPDPGGSALTVSRSGASRADDTITVRDVQIGTLPLSGGGGIGVNVAVAMAALTGAALLALRSKKASSPRHAA
- a CDS encoding DUF7059 domain-containing protein, which codes for MSSASTHSDNRADSAWSSTTPSCRSSFPPPAVTDEQAADLRADLTEAGWGVEAVAALLGEAADAALRREIRLPALRAVRAALAEGSDSAPSWPVAVLTALFMLGEPVPTGALDAALPRTGVSGARRIGLVGEPDETGCVSARVDLRPHEAVDDAGEVRWWVASDLGGLVTGRPLAPDHVLGIGGAGLTLAGLTPRTPVRTALDLGCGCGIQTLYLLRHAQHVVATDISARALAFTAFNAALAGITAVVDAATAADAPVDLDAAGASGSAVGTARLELRLGSLLQPVAGGRFDLIVSNPPFVLTPPTVREAGLPLMEYRDAGGPVLPTLVAGLGEHLEPGGSAVMLGNWEHRHASLGRGDAPDSASDLAGDSTTDPGAAVSSWRNAVAAWIPEGLDAWVIEREVQDPVEYATMWLRDGGLTPERDAAGFEAALGAWVGDFEARGVEGIGFGYLIVHRPQRPREPWHLLEEVSTTGQGVLGPHIADVLAVRERLAGLDDDAVAALHPILAPDVTEERHFIPGAAEPTVILLRQGGGLGRTIRASTAVAALAGVADGELSVGQIASAVAALTGEDAVGLRAEMIEATRRLLAGGFLTIG
- a CDS encoding MsnO8 family LLM class oxidoreductase, coding for MSTRLSRLSALEQVPLFEGGDVRQTLEDLVVLGRGLEESGYHRFWLAEHHSTGSFLSSAPDLLMMHVLDATSRIRVGSGGVMAMHYGSLQMAERFATLAALHPGRVDMGLGRAPGGDMRAAGALNQGRVIDPDAINTLIEETVALLRDDLPASHHYASIEVRPRPAEMPEVWLLGSSGQSAAWAGAHDLNYAYAQFFTGRQQVEIMNHYRAHLPENPGIRGDGVPHRGGAGHGSIHGGRTFSALCVSAAATREEAREQALVAADARFSLRTGRPMRFRDPATLDAAYRAEIERYLERDTAIIVGTYDEVAHTLSSFAENHGTEEVMLVSYIDDVEVKTRQYAELASRLL